In the Sorghum bicolor cultivar BTx623 chromosome 4, Sorghum_bicolor_NCBIv3, whole genome shotgun sequence genome, CCCATAAAGTGGACGCTGTTTTTGCTTTGCCCGGCCTCGGTTGTTTCCCAATTCCCCCCTGCCTTTTTGACCTTCGCAATTGCAAGTGGTTTTACAGCGCAGCTCGATGGCGTAACATCGAAGCAGGTATCTTTCGATGTGCTCGCTGCTCGGCGCTCGCACATGACTTGACGGAACATGCTCGCGGATTTCGCATTTCCCATGGCCGGATGGCATTATTTTTCTGACCAAGTCTTATTGTTTATGGCTgttttgccacctttcttccctTGGTACAACGAACATTTACCATCTGCACGAACAGGTGCAGAAACAGCACGTGATTTCACGCCATACATTCATGCACTTTGGTCATGCTTCAAAGCTGGCAAAATCTTTGGGGGACCGAGTATATTTGTGGGCAAAATCGACAACCATACGAACAGGACGTGCGTGAAAATATTTCATTTTCATTGAACCAATGAAAGAATCCACCATGGACACTACTACAAAGTACAAATTTTAGCCGCGTGGAACACTCTCCACACCCCATCACCACCGCCTCATCACAATCACAACCGTTAATTACGACCAGCGAAATCTACCCCAATGTGGCGCACGACGACGTGTCCGGGTCCACGAGCGCCGGGACCAGGTACTTCCTCCCATGGGCCCCGTTGGCATTGAAGCTGGCCCCGCTAGCCTGGTCCACCAGCAGCGAGCCCGCGTAGCCGGGGTACGCGCCCTTGCCGTACACGCCGGCGCACGCCGTTGCGGCCTCCAGCGGCGCGTCAGCCGAGCCCTCCTGGTAGAACCCGTTGCCGAACGGGTTGGTGACCGTGCCGACGATCATGGACGCCAGCGAGATGACCATGCCGTCGACCCCGACGTCGCCGTTGGGCGGGGTGAGCGGCGCCGCCTGCGGGCCGTACACGGGCTGGTGAAACGGCCACGCGCACTGCCCGGGGCACTGCGACGCCGGGTTGCCCACCCACACGTACGCGAACCGGCCGGAGCGGGACCGCGGGGACGCGCCGTGCGTGCCGCACCGGGACATGCAGAACCCGTCCACGGCCACGTCGGCGGCCGTGAGGACCAGGTTGATGGCGCGGCTCGGGCCACCCTTGGCGGCGAGCCTGAGGAG is a window encoding:
- the LOC8074815 gene encoding protein EXORDIUM — translated: MACSTASLAATLLALALMFQASLAGRRLTALVQEPAITMKYHKGALLTGPIAVNFIWYGDFSAPQRAVITDFVSSLSAPPAAVRPEPSVATWFKTARKYYASSKVRFPALRLGSHVVDQNCSLGKRLTERDLLRLAAKGGPSRAINLVLTAADVAVDGFCMSRCGTHGASPRSRSGRFAYVWVGNPASQCPGQCAWPFHQPVYGPQAAPLTPPNGDVGVDGMVISLASMIVGTVTNPFGNGFYQEGSADAPLEAATACAGVYGKGAYPGYAGSLLVDQASGASFNANGAHGRKYLVPALVDPDTSSCATLG